A region of Epinephelus fuscoguttatus linkage group LG1, E.fuscoguttatus.final_Chr_v1 DNA encodes the following proteins:
- the dyrk3 gene encoding dual specificity tyrosine-phosphorylation-regulated kinase 3 produces MMIISRKPEGPIATARHGDGLYDSYMRTDHILKDEADTNSPSGLPPMPKHTVVSNKAVMRDQVTVRGSQLKVKYLYEDSTNNRKINAITTATQNSGTTGQTPSKPAPVSSLSKDHSVDSTESSKGSSESSGSHGVGNGGNSGKLCGPLTPDQALRLYRSQLTTLEQSEIHSYPDIFFVGPNAKKRPAVAGGNNNCGYDDEQGGYIHVAHDHLAYRYEFLKIIGKGSFGQVAKVYDHKLQQHLALKMVRNEKRFHRQAQEEIRILEHLRKQDRNGCMNVVHMLENFTFRNHICMTFELLSMNLYELIKRNKFQGFSLPLVRKFAHSILQCLEALSRHRIIHCDLKPENILLKQQGRSGIKVIDFGSSCFEHQRVYTYIQSRFYRAPEVILGSRYGLPIDMWSFGCILAELLTGYPLFPGEDEGDQLACVMELLGMPPQKVLEQAKRAKNFINSKGHPRYCGANTLPTGATVLTGSRSRRGKMRGPPGSKEWSAALKGCEDPTFTDFIKKCLDWDPSSRLTPSQALRHPWLYRRLPKPLPGTEKSQGPTVKRLPEHHSTSFPSILAKGGPGLGTTAANNKLRSNMMGDSGEAIPLRTVLPKLVS; encoded by the exons ATGATGATAATAAGCAGAAAACCAGAGGGCCCAATAGCAACAG CACGCCATGGTGACGGTCTGTATGACTCGTACATGAGGACAGACCACATCCTTAAGGACGAAGCGGATACAAACAGTCCGTCTGGGCTGCCCCCTATGCCCAAACACACt GTTGTCAGTAACAAGGCTGTAATGAGGGATCAGGTAACTGTGCGAGGTAGCCAGCTGAAGGTCAAGTACCTGTATGAAGACTCCACCAACAACCGGAAGATCAACGCCATAACCACAGCAACTCAGAACAGCGGGACCACTGGTCAGACGCCCAGTAAACCTGCCCCGGTCTCTAGCCTGTCAAAGGATCACAGTGTTGACAG CACTGAATCCAGTAAGGGCTCCAGTGAATCCTCTGGCTCTCATGGAGTTGGGAACGGAGGGAACAGTGGGAAGCTGTGTGGCCCTCTCACTCCTGACCAGGCTCTGAGACTGTACCGATCTCAGCTGACCACCCTGGAGCAGAGTGAGATCCACTCATACCCTGACATCTTCTTCGTGGGACCCAATGCCAAGAAGAGGCCCGCTGTCGCTGGAGGCAACAACAACTGTGGCTACGACGATGAGCAGGGAGGATACATTCATGTCGCCCATGACCACCTAGCTTACCGCTACGAGTTCCTCAAG ATCATTGGTAAAGGTAGTTTCGGCCAAGTGGCTAAGGTGTACGACCACAAACTGCAGCAGCACCTGGCACTGAAAATGGTGCGCAATGAGAAGCGTTTCCATCGGCAGGCGCAGGAGGAGATCCGTATCCTGGAGCACCTACGCAAGCAGGATCGGAATGGCTGCATGAATGTGGTGCACATGCTTGAAAACTTCACCTTTCGCAACCACATCTGCATGACCTTTGAGCTGCTGAGCATGAACTTGTATGAGCTTATCAAGCGCAACAAGTTCCAAGGCTTCAGCCTGCCACTGGTCAGGAAGTTTGCACACTCCATTTTGCAGTGCCTGGAGGCCCTGAGCAGGCACAGAATCATCCACTGTGACCTCAAGCCAGAAAACATCCTGCTCAAACAGCAGGGACGTAGCGGCATCAAG GTGATTGACTTTGGCTCCAGCTGTTTTGAACACCAGCGGGTATACACCTACATCCAGTCTCGTTTTTATCGAGCTCCAGAGGTGATCCTCGGTTCACGTTACGGCCTTCCTATCGATATGTGGAGCTTTGGCTGCATACTGGCTGAGCTGCTGACTGGCTATCCCCTGTTCCCCGGTGAGGATGAGGGTGACCAGCTGGCCTGTGTCATGGAGCTGCTTGGCATGCCCCCGCAGAAGGTCCTGGAGCAGGCCAAAAGGGCAAAGAACTTCATCAACTCCAAGGGCCACCCTCGCTACTGCGGAGCCAACACCCTGCCCACGGGGGCCACCGTGCTGACAGGGTCTCGCTCTCGCCGCGGCAAGATGAGAGGTCCCCCAGGTAGCAAGGAGTGGAGCGCTGCGCTCAAGGGCTGCGAGGACCCCACCTTTACTGACTTCATAAAGAAGTGTTTGGACTGGGACCCTTCGTCTCGCCTCACCCCTAGCCAGGCCCTCAGGCACCCTTGGCTGTATCGGCGCCTACCCAAGCCCCTACCAGGGACCGAGAAGAGCCAAGGGCCCACAGTGAAACGGCTCCCCGAGCACCACAGCACCTCCTTCCCCTCAATCCTGGCCAAAGGGGGGCCTGGCTTGGGCACCACAGCTGCCAACAACAAACTGAGGAGCAACATGATGGGAGATTCAGGGGAGGCCATACCTCTTCGCACGGTCCTCCCCAAACTTGTCTCTTAG